In Erigeron canadensis isolate Cc75 chromosome 6, C_canadensis_v1, whole genome shotgun sequence, the following are encoded in one genomic region:
- the LOC122605001 gene encoding mRNA-decapping enzyme subunit 2-like, with the protein MSAPVKNGIPPKELLDDLCSRFVLNVPKEDQQSFERILFLVEYAHWFYEDNSVENNPSLKSFTLKEFTSLMFNSCDVLKPYVPHIDDIFKDFTSYKVRVPVTGAIILDETYERCVLVKGWKGSSWSFPRGKKNKDEEDHKCAIREVLEETGFDVSKLINKDDYVEMIFGPQRVRLYIVGGVKEDTTFAPQTKKEISEIAWQRVADLRPVYGDVISHGVTGLKLYMVAPFLKSLRSWICSHQPPVPPRLNAPARAKSIWKAKGNSSGSSLVTTETQSSKSSHVTNSSNKGPGQSFRNFHFNTHPILQPIETVFSS; encoded by the exons ATGAGTGCTCCGGTGAAAAACGGCATCCCTCCTAAAGAACTCCTTGACGATCTCTGCAG TCGATTTGTTCTGAATGTGCCGAAAGAGGATCAGCAGTCATTCGAGAGGATTTTGTTTCTTGTGGAGTATGCACATTGGTTTTACGAGGACAATTCCGTCGAAAATAACCCCTCTTTGAAGTCCTTCACCCTTAAGGAATTTACCTCTCTAA TGTTTAACAGTTGCGACGTCTTGAAGCCTTATGTTCCTCATATAGATGACATTTTTAAGGACTTCACGTCGTACAAAGTTCGGGTTCCTGTAACTGGGGCAATTATATTGGACGAAACATACGAAAGG TGTGTGCTAGTCAAAGGGTGGAAGGGATCAAGTTGGAGTTTTCCGAGAGGGAAAAAGAATAAGGATGAGGAAGACCACAAGTGTGCTATCAGAGAG GTTCTGGAAGAAACAGGATTTGATGTTTCAAAACTTATTAACAAAGATGATTATGTTGAAATGATATTCGGGCCACAGAGAGTACGACTCTACATAGTTGGAGGCGTGAAAGAAGATACGACATTTGCACCTCAAACTAAGAAGGAGATAAGT GAAATTGCGTGGCAGCGTGTTGCTGACCTTCGGCCAGTATATGGAGATGTGATATCACATGGTGTAACTGGTCTTAAGCTTTACATGGTTGCTCCGTTTTTGAA ATCCTTGAGATCATGGATCTGCTCACATCAGCCCCCAGTACCACCAAGGTTAAATGCACCTGCAAGAG CAAAAAGCATATGGAAAGCAAAAGGAAACTCTTCAGGGAGTAGCTTAGTGACAACGGAGACTCAGTCAAGCAAAAGTAGTCATGTTACAAATTCCTCCAACAAAGGACCCGGCCAAAGTTTCAGAAATTTTCATTTCAACACTCATCCCATTCTACAGCCAATTGAAACTGTTTTCTCTTCATAA
- the LOC122603148 gene encoding double-stranded RNA-binding protein 2-like, translating into MYKNQLQELAQRSCFNLPSYISIREGPDHAPRFKATVNFNGETYESPNYCTTLRQAEHSAAEVALNALASRGPSNSLAARILDETGVYKNLLQEVSQRVGASLPTYTTFRSGLGHMPIFTGTVELAGCTFTGEPAKNKKQAEKNAAMSAWLSLKLLTQETESSTLQKEIIEEQEHVTVARALQKFRLKARMSNIPFPIQFPPPNPKPNTAQTPLSTTSKMLPLICLKTTPRSRPHLTTLLDNDGTSSRKPESSIPSKLPSQNQFKITNTTESHDKPTTTRPHKFPAVGAAPYIPVGHFRAHHGMAPPVTIRNAIPVFAAPPLPIPHMGIAQPNQLPPQFRAMPPTMCGLAPPVTIRQAVPVYSAPTPNFPKPHIKPSASPKPPMEEKGHPTSTAQDSKSHIKAEAVSSSAVGVLSIPKEEEGKF; encoded by the exons atgTATAAGAACCAGCTGCAGGAGTTGGCGCAAAGAAGCTGTTTCAATCTGCCATCATATATAAGTATAAGAGAAGGTCCGGATCACGCGCCGCGCTTCAAAGCTACCGTTAATTTCAACGGCGAGACTTATGAGAGCCCTAATTACTGTACTACTTTAAGGCAGGCTGAGCATTCTGCTGCTGAGGTTGCTTTAAATGCCCTTGCTAGCCGTGGTCCTTCCAATTCCCTTGCTGCTCGCATTTTG GATGAGACAGGTGTGTACAAGAACCTATTGCAGGAGGTTTCTCAAAGAGTAGGGGCATCTTTACCAACATATACAACTTTTAGGTCAGGCCTTGGGCATATGCCTATTTTCACCGGCACTGTTGAGTTGGCTGGCTGTACATTTACGGGGGAACCAGCAAAGAATAAGAAGCAAGCTGAAAAGAATGCAGCCATGTCAGCTTGGTTATCTTTGAAACTTT TGACCCAGGAAACAGAAAGCTCAACATTGCAAAAAGAGATCATCGAGGAGCAGGAGCACGTAACTGTAGCTCGTGCTTTACAAAAATTTAGGTTAAAGGCAAGAATGTCAAATATACCATTTCCTATCCAGTTTCCACCTCCAAACCCAAAGCCAAATACTGCACAAACACCTCTGTCAACAACATCAAAAATGCTTCCATTAATATGCCTAAAAACAACCCCCCGAAGCAGGCCACATCTCACCACATTGTTAGATAACGACGGAACTTCCAGCAGAAAACCTGAAAGCAGCATACCCTCGAAATTACCTTCACAAAACCAATTCAAAATCACCAATACAACTGAATCGCATGATAAGCCTACCACAACCCGACCACACAAGTTCCCTGCGGTTGGAGCTGCACCATATATCCCTGTTGGCCACTTCAGGGCTCATCACGGGATGGCCCCGCCAGTCACCATACGCAATGCGATTCCTGTTTTTGCTGCTCCACCACTTCCGATTCCTCATATGGGAATAGCACAGCCTAATCAGCTTCCACCTCAGTTCAGGGCGATGCCACCAACCATGTGCGGTTTGGCACCGCCCGTCACCATAAGACAAGCAGTGCCAGTTTATTCTGCTCCCACTCCCAACTTCCCTAAACCACATATCAAGCCATCTGCCAGCCCAAAGCCACCAATGGAAGAAAAGGGGCATCCCACCTCCACTGCCCAAGATTCTAAGTCTCATATCAAGGCTGAAGCAGTTTCCTCCAGTGCTGTTGGCGTTTTGTCAATACCAAAGGAAGAGGAGGGAAAATTTTAA